A single genomic interval of Salinarchaeum sp. IM2453 harbors:
- a CDS encoding glycosyltransferase, whose protein sequence is MSIPSKKFEEMDITDKQIALHVPTLVGGGAERVMINLANEYAKRGLNVEMVLYRKEGEHLSELVPEVRCIGLEGKKAPVYSAMGSLVPLRGYLNERNPDIFLSGLTRANAVAILARATTNVDTRLIVTEHNHLASTVAGADLRRLQMLPIIARVTYPFADEILAVSNGVADSLANVSGLPRESIQTIYNPVVTDELRQKAQEPCDHPWLTSEDGPPVILGAGSLTPQKNFQMLIKAFEKVQQLTEARLVIISEGELRDQLERQIDRLGLDDYVDLPGFVDNPYSYMNAADVFALSSKWEGLPTVLIEAMACGTPVVSTDCPSGPSEILQDGKYGPLVSVDDTDGFANALIDTLHSPPQKEKLQQRADDFSVEKVADEYLDLFFNR, encoded by the coding sequence TTGAGTATACCATCGAAGAAGTTTGAAGAAATGGACATCACGGATAAGCAAATCGCTCTGCATGTGCCGACATTAGTTGGAGGGGGCGCAGAACGTGTTATGATTAACCTAGCAAATGAGTATGCTAAGCGGGGGCTAAATGTTGAGATGGTTCTTTACCGAAAAGAGGGTGAGCACCTTTCAGAACTCGTACCCGAAGTGAGATGTATAGGACTAGAAGGAAAAAAAGCACCAGTCTATTCCGCGATGGGTTCACTTGTTCCGTTACGTGGGTATCTTAACGAACGAAACCCTGACATCTTCCTTTCTGGGTTAACACGAGCAAATGCTGTCGCTATTCTCGCTAGGGCAACAACAAATGTAGACACCCGTTTAATCGTAACTGAACATAATCACTTAGCAAGCACAGTTGCTGGAGCAGATCTACGACGGCTTCAGATGCTTCCGATAATCGCCAGAGTGACTTATCCGTTCGCTGATGAAATACTAGCTGTGTCTAACGGCGTTGCAGACAGTCTTGCAAACGTAAGTGGTCTTCCTCGTGAATCAATTCAGACAATATACAACCCAGTCGTCACAGATGAACTTCGCCAAAAGGCACAAGAACCCTGTGATCATCCATGGTTGACCTCGGAAGATGGACCTCCTGTGATCCTCGGTGCAGGAAGTCTAACACCACAGAAGAACTTCCAGATGCTGATTAAGGCATTTGAGAAGGTTCAACAGTTAACAGAAGCAAGACTGGTTATTATTAGCGAAGGAGAGCTTCGTGACCAATTAGAGAGACAAATAGACAGGTTAGGTTTAGACGACTATGTTGACCTCCCGGGTTTTGTCGATAATCCATACTCATATATGAATGCTGCAGATGTGTTTGCTTTGTCTTCTAAATGGGAGGGCCTACCAACGGTTTTAATCGAAGCCATGGCTTGTGGGACGCCTGTTGTCTCAACTGATTGTCCTAGTGGACCGTCGGAGATACTACAGGATGGAAAATATGGCCCGTTAGTGTCAGTAGATGATACGGATGGATTCGCCAATGCGCTTATCGACACATTACATTCACCACCACAGAAGGAGAAACTACAACAACGAGCGGATGATTTCTCAGTTGAGAAGGTAGCTGATGAATACTTAGATCTATTTTTCAATAGGTGA